Proteins from a genomic interval of Pseudomonas versuta:
- the ppc gene encoding phosphoenolpyruvate carboxylase produces MTDIDARLRDDVHLLGELLGNTIRDQYGEAFLAKIERIRQGAKDDRRGTTGEELKAILDALGDDEVLPVARAFNQFLNLANIAEQYQLIHRREEGRPQPFESLVLPTLLTRLLEEGHDPETLARQIGRLDIELVLTAHPTEVTRRTLIQKYDAIAEQLAAQDHRDLTRAEKAQIEQRLQRLIAEAWHTEEIRRTRPTPVDEAKWGFAVIEHSLWQAVPHMLRKADQALHAATGLHLPLEAAPIRFASWMGGDRDGNPNVTASVTREVLLLARWMAADLYLRDIDKLAADLSMQQATAELLAVAGESAEPYRAVLKQLRERLRATRSWAHNALSSAQPAPDGVLQDNRDLLAPLQLCYQSLHACGMGVIADGPLLDCLRRAVTFGLFLVRLDVRQDAARHASAMTEITDYLGLGRYEDWDEDARLTFLIRELANRRPLLPGYFKPGADTAEVLATCREVAAAPAASLGSYVISMAGAASDVLAVQLLLKEAGLERAMRVVPLFETLADLDNAGPVIERLLLLPGYRARLHGPQEVMIGYSDSAKDAGTTAAAWAQYRAQEKLVNICREQDVELLLFHGRGGTVGRGGGPAHAAILSQPPGSVAGRFRTTEQGEMIRFKFGLPDIAEQNLNLYLAAVLEATLLPPPLPESGWRVLMDELAADGVKAYREVVRDNPQFVEYFRQSTPEQELGRLPLGSRPAKRRAGGIESLRAIPWIFGWTQTRLMLPAWLGWETALSRALERGEGEQLAKMREQWPFFRTRIDMLEMVLAKADADIARLYDERLVTPQLLPLGAHLRDLLSQACAVVLGLTGQSQLMAHSPDTLEFIRLRNTYLDPLHLLQAELLARSRRQQAAQDSPLEQALLVTVAGIAAGLRNTG; encoded by the coding sequence ATGACCGATATTGATGCACGCTTGCGCGATGATGTTCACCTGCTGGGTGAGCTGTTGGGTAATACGATTCGTGACCAGTACGGCGAAGCGTTTCTCGCCAAGATCGAACGTATTCGCCAGGGGGCCAAGGATGACCGGCGCGGTACCACGGGCGAGGAGCTGAAAGCGATTCTGGATGCCTTGGGCGACGATGAAGTACTGCCCGTGGCGCGGGCGTTCAACCAGTTTTTGAACCTGGCTAACATCGCCGAGCAATACCAGTTGATTCACCGGCGCGAAGAAGGCCGGCCGCAACCTTTTGAGTCACTGGTACTGCCCACCTTGCTGACCCGTCTGCTGGAAGAAGGGCATGACCCCGAAACCCTGGCGCGGCAGATTGGCCGCCTCGACATCGAACTGGTGCTCACCGCTCACCCGACTGAAGTCACGCGCCGTACCTTGATCCAGAAGTACGATGCCATTGCCGAGCAACTCGCCGCCCAGGACCATCGCGACCTGACCCGGGCCGAAAAGGCCCAGATCGAACAGCGTCTGCAACGGTTGATCGCCGAGGCCTGGCACACCGAAGAAATCCGCCGTACCCGGCCCACCCCGGTGGATGAGGCCAAGTGGGGATTTGCGGTCATTGAGCATTCCTTGTGGCAGGCCGTACCGCACATGCTGCGCAAGGCCGATCAGGCCCTGCACGCAGCGACGGGCCTGCATTTACCTTTGGAAGCCGCGCCGATCCGCTTTGCTTCCTGGATGGGCGGCGACCGTGACGGCAACCCCAATGTCACCGCCAGTGTGACTCGCGAAGTGCTGTTGCTGGCGCGCTGGATGGCGGCCGATCTGTACCTGCGCGATATCGACAAACTGGCAGCCGACCTGTCGATGCAGCAAGCCACTGCAGAGTTGTTGGCGGTCGCGGGAGAAAGTGCCGAGCCGTACCGCGCGGTCCTTAAACAACTGCGTGAGCGCCTGCGGGCGACCCGTAGCTGGGCGCATAACGCCTTGAGCAGTGCCCAGCCCGCACCGGACGGGGTATTGCAGGACAATCGTGATCTGCTGGCGCCGTTGCAGCTGTGCTACCAGTCGCTGCATGCCTGCGGCATGGGGGTAATTGCAGACGGGCCGCTACTTGATTGCCTGCGTCGTGCGGTGACTTTTGGCTTGTTTCTGGTGCGTCTCGATGTGCGTCAGGATGCAGCTCGCCACGCCTCGGCCATGACTGAAATTACCGACTATCTGGGGCTGGGCCGTTACGAAGACTGGGACGAAGATGCGCGCCTTACCTTTCTGATCCGCGAACTGGCCAACCGCCGACCGTTGCTGCCGGGTTACTTCAAACCGGGTGCCGATACCGCCGAAGTGCTGGCGACCTGTCGCGAAGTGGCCGCCGCTCCCGCGGCATCCCTGGGCTCTTATGTCATCTCGATGGCGGGGGCTGCTTCAGACGTGCTGGCGGTGCAGCTGCTGCTTAAAGAAGCGGGGCTCGAGCGTGCGATGCGCGTGGTGCCGTTGTTCGAAACCCTGGCCGACCTGGACAATGCAGGGCCGGTGATCGAGCGGCTGCTGCTGTTGCCGGGATATCGCGCACGCCTGCATGGCCCGCAGGAAGTGATGATCGGTTATTCAGATTCGGCCAAGGATGCCGGCACTACGGCAGCGGCCTGGGCGCAATATCGGGCCCAGGAGAAACTGGTCAATATCTGCCGCGAGCAAGATGTCGAACTGTTGTTGTTCCATGGCCGCGGCGGCACCGTGGGCCGTGGTGGCGGCCCTGCGCATGCGGCGATTCTGTCGCAGCCGCCGGGTTCTGTTGCCGGGCGATTCCGCACCACCGAACAGGGCGAAATGATTCGCTTCAAGTTCGGTTTGCCGGACATTGCCGAGCAGAATCTCAACCTCTACCTGGCGGCAGTGCTGGAAGCTACTTTACTGCCGCCGCCGTTGCCCGAGTCGGGCTGGCGGGTGCTGATGGACGAGCTGGCTGCCGATGGGGTCAAGGCTTACCGCGAGGTGGTGCGGGACAACCCGCAGTTTGTCGAATACTTCCGCCAGTCCACCCCCGAGCAGGAGTTGGGGCGTTTGCCGCTGGGCAGTCGTCCGGCCAAGCGCCGGGCAGGGGGGATTGAAAGCCTGCGCGCCATTCCGTGGATTTTTGGCTGGACCCAGACCCGCCTGATGTTGCCGGCGTGGCTTGGTTGGGAAACTGCATTGAGCCGGGCGCTGGAGCGGGGGGAGGGCGAGCAGCTGGCAAAAATGCGCGAGCAGTGGCCGTTCTTTCGGACCCGCATCGACATGCTGGAAATGGTTCTGGCCAAGGCCGATGCTGACATCGCGCGGCTCTATGACGAGCGTCTGGTCACCCCGCAACTGCTTCCTTTGGGTGCGCACCTGCGCGACTTATTGTCGCAGGCGTGCGCAGTGGTACTGGGTTTGACCGGTCAGTCGCAACTGATGGCCCACAGCCCGGATACTCTGGAGTTCATCCGTTTGCGCAACACTTACCTTGATCCGCTGCATCTATTGCAGGCAGAGCTTCTGGCCCGTTCCAGGCGCCAGCAAGCGGCTCAGGACAGCCCTCTGGAACAAGCGTTGCTGGTAACTGTGGCCGGGATCGCTGCGGGCTTGCGTAACACCGGCTAA
- the adk gene encoding adenylate kinase produces the protein MRVILLGAPGAGKGTQAKFITEKFGIPQISTGDMLRAAVKAGTELGLIAKSVMDSGGLVSDDLIINLVKERISQQDCKNGFLFDGFPRTIPQAEALVKNGVELDHVIEIAVDDEEIVQRIAGRRVHEASGRVYHTIYNPPKVEGKDDVTGEELIQRKDDTEETVRHRLSVYHSQTKPLVDFYQNLAATQGKPKYSHIEGVGSVEAITGKVLEALS, from the coding sequence ATGCGCGTAATTCTGCTGGGAGCTCCCGGGGCCGGTAAAGGTACTCAGGCAAAGTTCATCACTGAAAAATTCGGCATCCCGCAAATCTCCACCGGCGACATGTTGCGTGCAGCTGTAAAGGCTGGCACCGAACTGGGCCTGATCGCTAAAAGCGTGATGGACAGCGGTGGCCTGGTGTCTGATGACTTGATCATCAATCTGGTTAAAGAGCGCATCAGCCAGCAAGACTGCAAGAACGGTTTCCTGTTCGACGGTTTCCCGCGCACCATTCCACAGGCCGAAGCACTGGTCAAAAATGGTGTCGAGCTGGATCACGTGATTGAAATCGCGGTAGACGACGAAGAAATCGTTCAGCGCATTGCCGGTCGTCGTGTTCACGAAGCCTCGGGGCGCGTTTACCACACCATCTACAACCCGCCAAAGGTTGAAGGCAAGGATGACGTAACCGGCGAAGAACTGATCCAGCGCAAGGACGACACTGAAGAAACAGTTCGTCATCGCCTGTCGGTTTACCATTCGCAAACCAAACCGCTGGTAGATTTCTACCAGAACCTGGCCGCCACCCAGGGCAAGCCGAAGTACAGCCACATTGAAGGCGTTGGCTCGGTTGAAGCCATTACCGGCAAGGTACTTGAAGCACTGAGCTGA
- a CDS encoding alpha/beta hydrolase, whose product MKTLAALCLLLTLSGCSSLLFYPEPGQPVTPTAAGLKYRDVTLTAADGTRLHGWWLPAKSGVPLKGTVLHLHGNGGNLAYHLGATAWLPEQGYQVLMLDYRGYGLSQGEPGLPAVYQDIDAAFEWLQQQPETQGQPLIVLGQSLGGAMGVHYLSQHPAQRARLKAMVLDGVPASYREVGQFALSTSWLTWPLQVPLSWLVPDADSAVYAMPEMGGVPMLIFHSMDDPIVPLSNGLRLYQAAPPPKVLQLTRGGHVQTFADPTWRQVMLRYLDDPQHFNGVRRLGEIPNYPASPDSITEAQSPQ is encoded by the coding sequence ATGAAAACTCTGGCTGCACTCTGCCTGCTGTTGACGCTCAGCGGATGCAGCTCCTTGCTGTTTTACCCCGAACCCGGTCAGCCGGTTACGCCGACTGCCGCTGGTTTGAAATACCGTGATGTGACCCTCACCGCTGCCGATGGCACGCGCCTGCATGGTTGGTGGCTGCCCGCCAAATCCGGCGTGCCCCTCAAGGGCACGGTGCTGCACCTGCATGGCAATGGCGGCAACCTGGCCTATCACCTGGGCGCCACCGCCTGGTTGCCCGAGCAGGGGTATCAAGTACTGATGCTCGATTATCGCGGCTATGGCCTGTCGCAAGGCGAACCCGGTTTACCAGCGGTGTATCAGGATATCGACGCCGCTTTCGAGTGGTTGCAGCAACAGCCCGAAACTCAAGGCCAGCCGCTGATTGTGCTGGGGCAAAGCCTGGGCGGCGCGATGGGGGTTCATTACCTGAGCCAGCACCCGGCGCAACGGGCCCGGCTCAAGGCGATGGTGCTCGATGGCGTACCGGCCAGTTACCGCGAAGTGGGGCAGTTTGCCTTGAGTACCTCGTGGCTGACCTGGCCTTTGCAAGTGCCGTTGTCGTGGCTGGTGCCTGACGCTGACAGTGCCGTGTATGCCATGCCTGAAATGGGCGGTGTGCCGATGCTGATCTTCCACAGCATGGATGACCCGATAGTGCCGCTTTCCAATGGCCTGCGGCTGTATCAAGCTGCGCCCCCGCCCAAGGTGCTGCAACTGACGCGCGGTGGTCATGTGCAGACGTTTGCCGACCCGACCTGGCGTCAAGTGATGCTGCGTTACCTGGATGACCCTCAACACTTCAACGGCGTGCGTCGCTTGGGCGAAATTCCCAATTACCCCGCCTCACCCGATTCGATTACAGAGGCACAGAGCCCGCAATGA
- the lysS gene encoding lysine--tRNA ligase: protein MSDQQLDPQDLQQEENTLIALRKEKLAAERAKGNAFPNDFRRDNYCADLQKKYADKTKEELAEAAIPVKVAGRIMLNRGSFMVIQDMTGRIQVYVNRKTLPEETLAAVKTWDLGDIIAAEGTLARSGKGDLYVEMTSVRLLTKSLRPLPDKHHGLTDTEQRYRQRYVDLIVNEEVRHTFRVRSQVIAHIRSFLMQRDFLEVETPMLQTIPGGAAAKPFETHHNALDMDMFLRIAPELFLKRLVVGGFEKVFEINRNFRNEGVSTRHNPEFTMLEFYQAYADYEDNMDLTEELFRELAQLVLGTTDVPYGDKVFHFGEPFVRLSVFDSILKYNPELTADDLQDIDKARAIAKKAGAKVLGFEGLGKLQVMIFEELVEHKLEQPHFITQYPFEVSPLARRNDDNPNVTDRFELFIGGREIANAYSELNDAEDQAERFMAQVADKDAGDDEAMHYDADFVRALEYGMPPTAGEGIGIDRLVMLLTNSPSIRDVILFPHMRPQA from the coding sequence ATGAGCGACCAACAACTCGACCCGCAAGACCTGCAACAGGAAGAAAACACCCTGATCGCCCTGCGCAAGGAAAAACTTGCAGCCGAGCGCGCCAAGGGCAATGCCTTCCCGAATGACTTCCGTCGCGACAACTACTGCGCCGACCTGCAGAAGAAGTACGCCGACAAGACCAAGGAAGAGCTGGCTGAAGCCGCCATCCCGGTCAAGGTTGCTGGTCGCATCATGCTTAACCGTGGTTCGTTCATGGTGATCCAGGACATGACCGGGCGCATCCAGGTCTACGTCAACCGCAAGACCCTGCCGGAAGAAACCCTGGCCGCCGTGAAGACCTGGGACCTGGGCGACATCATCGCTGCCGAAGGCACCCTGGCCCGTTCCGGCAAAGGCGACCTGTACGTTGAAATGACCAGCGTGCGCCTGCTGACCAAATCCCTGCGCCCGCTGCCGGACAAGCATCACGGTCTGACCGACACCGAGCAGCGCTACCGCCAGCGTTACGTTGACCTGATCGTCAACGAAGAAGTGCGTCACACCTTCCGTGTACGTTCCCAGGTGATTGCGCACATTCGCAGCTTCCTGATGCAGCGCGACTTCCTTGAAGTGGAAACGCCGATGCTGCAAACCATCCCGGGCGGTGCAGCGGCCAAGCCGTTCGAGACCCATCACAACGCCCTGGACATGGACATGTTCCTGCGCATCGCGCCTGAACTGTTCCTCAAGCGTCTGGTGGTGGGCGGCTTCGAGAAAGTATTCGAGATCAACCGCAACTTCCGTAACGAAGGTGTCTCGACCCGTCACAACCCAGAATTCACCATGCTTGAGTTCTACCAGGCGTATGCCGATTACGAAGACAACATGGACCTGACCGAGGAACTGTTCCGCGAACTGGCTCAGCTTGTTCTCGGAACCACCGACGTGCCGTACGGCGACAAGGTGTTCCATTTCGGCGAGCCGTTCGTGCGGCTGTCGGTGTTCGACTCGATCCTCAAGTACAACCCGGAACTGACCGCTGACGACCTGCAGGACATCGACAAGGCACGTGCCATTGCCAAGAAGGCCGGCGCCAAGGTGCTGGGCTTCGAAGGTCTGGGCAAGCTGCAGGTGATGATTTTCGAAGAACTGGTCGAGCACAAGCTGGAGCAGCCGCATTTCATTACCCAGTACCCGTTTGAAGTGTCGCCGCTGGCCCGTCGTAACGACGACAACCCGAACGTGACCGATCGTTTTGAGCTGTTTATCGGTGGCCGTGAAATCGCCAACGCTTACTCCGAGCTTAACGATGCAGAAGACCAGGCCGAGCGCTTCATGGCCCAGGTCGCTGACAAGGACGCGGGCGATGACGAAGCCATGCATTACGATGCCGACTTCGTACGTGCACTGGAATACGGCATGCCGCCGACTGCCGGTGAAGGTATCGGTATCGACCGTCTGGTCATGCTGCTGACCAACTCACCGTCGATTCGCGATGTCATCCTGTTCCCGCATATGCGGCCACAGGCGTAA
- the tsaB gene encoding tRNA (adenosine(37)-N6)-threonylcarbamoyltransferase complex dimerization subunit type 1 TsaB, translated as MNTLLALDTATEACSVALLHDGKVTSHYEVIPRLHAQKLLPMIKDLLAEAGVELSAVEAIAFGRGPGAFTGVRIAIGVVQGLAFALERPVLPISNLAVLAQRAYREHGATQVVSAIDARMDEVYWGCYREQAGEMRLEGAEAVLPPDVAGLPAGAGGDWFGAGTGWGYAERLSVKPYAMDAGMLPHAEDLLTLARFAWARGEAIAADLAQPVYLRDKVATPKAER; from the coding sequence ATGAACACCTTGCTGGCCCTGGATACCGCGACTGAAGCTTGCTCTGTTGCCTTGCTGCATGATGGCAAGGTCACGAGCCACTACGAGGTGATCCCGCGCCTGCATGCGCAAAAGTTGTTGCCGATGATCAAAGACCTGCTGGCCGAGGCCGGGGTTGAACTGTCAGCCGTCGAAGCCATTGCCTTCGGGCGCGGGCCGGGAGCCTTTACCGGGGTGCGGATCGCCATTGGTGTGGTGCAAGGCCTGGCCTTTGCCCTGGAGCGTCCGGTCTTGCCGATCTCCAACCTGGCCGTATTGGCCCAGCGAGCCTATCGCGAGCATGGCGCGACCCAGGTGGTGTCGGCCATTGATGCACGCATGGACGAAGTGTATTGGGGTTGCTACCGCGAACAGGCGGGTGAAATGCGCCTCGAGGGTGCTGAAGCCGTACTGCCGCCCGACGTCGCCGGCTTGCCGGCCGGTGCCGGCGGTGACTGGTTTGGCGCGGGCACCGGCTGGGGTTACGCCGAGCGTTTGAGCGTCAAGCCCTATGCCATGGATGCGGGCATGTTGCCCCATGCCGAAGACTTGCTGACCCTGGCCCGATTTGCCTGGGCGCGTGGTGAGGCGATCGCCGCTGATCTGGCGCAGCCGGTGTACTTGCGCGACAAGGTAGCCACACCCAAAGCAGAGCGTTGA
- a CDS encoding DUF72 domain-containing protein — protein sequence MTDLPYYLGCPSWSESAWREGLYPQNARPADFLSLYAQVFNAVEGNTTFYARPAPTTVERWAQSLPEHFRFTAKFPRDISHGGDLREQNHAAEDFLQLLRPLGARVAPLWLQLPASFGPVRLAELVSFMDALERPLAVEVRHPEFFAKGDSERLLNRLLMDRGVERICLDPRALFSCTSTDPAVLHAQAKKPRVPPRPAAFTPFPQVRFIGRPELEANDPYLVPWIEKVAGWIEEGRTPYVFLHTPDNHRAPELARRFHQQLSERLPGLPALPELHQPQATEQLGLL from the coding sequence ATGACTGACCTTCCTTATTACCTGGGTTGCCCGTCCTGGAGCGAAAGCGCCTGGCGCGAAGGGCTGTACCCGCAGAATGCCCGGCCAGCGGATTTTTTAAGCCTGTACGCTCAAGTCTTCAACGCTGTCGAAGGCAATACCACCTTCTATGCCCGCCCCGCGCCAACCACCGTTGAGCGCTGGGCACAAAGCCTGCCTGAACACTTTCGCTTTACCGCCAAGTTTCCCCGGGATATCAGCCACGGCGGTGATCTGCGCGAACAAAACCACGCCGCCGAAGATTTCCTGCAACTGTTGCGACCTCTGGGTGCGCGCGTGGCGCCACTTTGGCTACAACTCCCGGCCAGCTTCGGGCCTGTGCGTCTGGCAGAGCTGGTGAGCTTCATGGACGCCCTGGAGCGACCGTTAGCAGTTGAAGTGCGACACCCCGAGTTCTTTGCCAAAGGTGATAGCGAACGTTTGCTCAATCGCTTGCTGATGGATCGCGGGGTTGAACGTATTTGCCTGGATCCGCGGGCGCTGTTCAGCTGCACTTCCACCGATCCGGCGGTGCTTCACGCCCAGGCGAAAAAGCCCAGAGTGCCGCCTCGTCCGGCCGCGTTCACCCCATTCCCGCAAGTGCGTTTCATCGGTCGGCCAGAGCTGGAAGCCAACGACCCGTATCTAGTGCCCTGGATTGAAAAGGTCGCGGGGTGGATCGAGGAAGGGCGCACGCCTTATGTATTTCTTCATACGCCGGATAATCACCGCGCACCGGAACTGGCGCGGCGATTTCATCAGCAGTTGAGCGAAAGGTTACCGGGGCTGCCCGCATTGCCGGAGTTGCACCAACCCCAGGCGACAGAGCAGTTGGGGCTGCTCTAG
- a CDS encoding flavohemoglobin expression-modulating QEGLA motif protein, which translates to MDDYQRTIRTLSDRIVLAQTPIRVLDAVKWDDSIRQGFFKAKGKEMPAVNRDYYLGRPLSFDSGAVKLEFQNIERDITRQLGQFNPVGQIMRRMCKEYRMVVRMLEARGTEDFGLISQELYGAASDAFHAGDPTLADLGLMMSDYLDNIDGRGDLKDEAKTLTAKDAVSLLQSRLNKVFGEAEETIRVFESDGIVADAAAGADYIKIRADAMFNERDVRALEVHEGLVHVGTTLNGQNQPICTFLAKGPPSSTVTQEGLAILMEIITFASYPSRLRKLTNRTRAIHMVEEGADFMQVYEFFREQGFEMSQSYGNASRVFRGSVPNGLPFTKDLSYLKGFIMVYNYIQLAVRKGKLEQVPLLFCGKTTLEDMRTLRQLVDEGLVVAPKYLPDQFRDMNALAAWMCFSNFLNHLSLDRIEADYSNIL; encoded by the coding sequence GTGGACGACTACCAGCGCACGATTCGCACGTTGTCAGACCGTATCGTACTGGCACAAACCCCGATCCGCGTACTGGATGCGGTGAAGTGGGACGACAGCATCCGTCAGGGATTTTTCAAGGCCAAGGGCAAGGAAATGCCGGCGGTCAACCGCGACTATTACCTGGGCCGCCCGCTGTCCTTTGACTCCGGTGCGGTAAAGCTGGAGTTCCAGAATATTGAGCGCGATATCACCCGTCAGCTGGGGCAGTTCAATCCGGTCGGGCAGATCATGCGCCGCATGTGCAAGGAATACCGCATGGTGGTGCGCATGCTCGAAGCGCGCGGCACCGAAGACTTCGGGCTGATTTCCCAGGAGCTGTATGGCGCTGCGTCCGACGCATTCCATGCCGGGGACCCGACGCTGGCCGATCTGGGGCTGATGATGTCCGATTACCTGGACAACATTGACGGGCGCGGTGACCTCAAGGACGAAGCCAAGACCCTGACTGCCAAAGATGCGGTGAGCCTGCTGCAAAGTCGCTTGAACAAGGTGTTTGGCGAAGCCGAAGAAACCATCCGCGTATTTGAGTCCGACGGCATCGTCGCGGACGCCGCCGCGGGTGCGGACTACATCAAGATCCGCGCCGACGCGATGTTCAACGAGCGCGATGTACGGGCGCTGGAAGTCCACGAAGGCCTGGTGCATGTGGGCACCACGCTGAACGGGCAAAACCAGCCGATTTGCACCTTTCTCGCCAAGGGCCCGCCCTCGTCGACAGTGACCCAGGAAGGCCTGGCGATTTTGATGGAGATCATCACCTTTGCCTCTTACCCCAGCCGCCTGCGCAAACTCACCAACCGCACCCGTGCCATCCACATGGTGGAAGAGGGCGCGGACTTTATGCAGGTGTATGAGTTCTTCCGTGAGCAGGGCTTTGAAATGTCGCAGAGCTATGGCAACGCAAGCCGGGTTTTTCGCGGCTCGGTGCCAAATGGCCTGCCATTCACCAAAGACTTGTCCTACCTCAAGGGCTTCATCATGGTTTACAACTATATTCAGTTGGCCGTGCGTAAAGGCAAGCTGGAGCAAGTTCCGCTGTTGTTCTGTGGCAAAACCACACTCGAAGACATGCGAACCCTGCGCCAGTTGGTGGATGAAGGCCTGGTGGTGGCGCCCAAGTACCTGCCCGATCAGTTTCGCGACATGAACGCGCTGGCGGCCTGGATGTGCTTCTCCAACTTCCTCAACCATCTGAGCCTGGACCGGATTGAAGCGGATTACTCCAACATCCTGTGA
- a CDS encoding OmpA family protein, translating into MRNQVLIPALLALSVGLAACSHQPNVNLENAQTNFSALQSNPEATKVAALETKDASEWLDKAQKAYMDKEDESKVDQLAYLTNQRVEVAKQTIALRTAENQLKNSAAARAQALLEARDAQIKQLQSMNAKQTERGTLVTFGDVLFDFDKATLKPNSRDSITTLSNYLIKNPDRKVIVEGYTDSKGSASYNQNLSERRANAVKMALVRAGVDPSRIVTQGYGKEYPVADNNSNSGRAQNRRVEVTISNDNQPVAPRSSMQ; encoded by the coding sequence ATGCGTAACCAAGTATTGATCCCTGCCCTGTTGGCACTCAGCGTCGGCCTGGCAGCATGCTCGCACCAGCCAAACGTGAACCTGGAAAATGCCCAGACCAATTTCTCGGCCCTGCAATCCAACCCGGAAGCCACCAAGGTAGCCGCGCTGGAAACCAAGGACGCCAGTGAGTGGCTGGACAAGGCTCAAAAGGCCTATATGGACAAGGAAGACGAGTCCAAGGTTGACCAGCTTGCTTACCTGACCAACCAGCGCGTTGAAGTCGCCAAGCAAACCATTGCGCTGCGCACGGCTGAGAACCAGCTGAAAAACTCCGCAGCGGCCCGCGCCCAGGCACTGCTGGAGGCCCGTGACGCTCAGATCAAGCAACTGCAAAGCATGAATGCCAAGCAAACCGAACGCGGCACCCTGGTGACCTTCGGTGACGTGCTGTTCGATTTCGACAAGGCGACACTGAAGCCAAACAGCCGCGACAGCATCACCACACTGTCCAACTACCTGATCAAAAACCCTGACCGCAAGGTGATTGTTGAAGGCTATACCGACAGCAAAGGTTCGGCTTCTTACAACCAGAACCTGTCTGAACGTCGCGCAAACGCGGTCAAAATGGCGCTGGTACGTGCCGGCGTTGATCCTTCGCGCATCGTGACCCAAGGTTATGGCAAGGAATATCCGGTAGCTGACAACAACAGCAACTCGGGCCGTGCCCAGAACCGTCGCGTAGAAGTGACTATCTCCAACGACAACCAGCCGGTAGCGCCGCGTTCGTCGATGCAGTAA
- a CDS encoding DUF4398 domain-containing protein, whose protein sequence is MELKTMMTRTVKTTSPRLRGLKLAALAIGTSFVLAGCAGNPPSEQYAVTQSAVNNAVSAGGTEYAPVEMKSAQDKLKQAEIAMHDKKYDEARRLSEQAEWDARVAERKAQAAKAEKAVQDAQKAVQELRQEGMRSVK, encoded by the coding sequence ATGGAGTTGAAGACCATGATGACCCGCACTGTCAAAACCACCTCACCTCGCCTGCGCGGGCTAAAACTGGCTGCGCTGGCAATCGGTACCAGCTTCGTTCTGGCCGGTTGCGCTGGCAATCCACCGTCGGAGCAGTACGCCGTTACTCAATCGGCAGTGAATAACGCCGTAAGCGCTGGTGGCACTGAATATGCGCCGGTTGAAATGAAGTCTGCACAAGACAAACTCAAGCAAGCCGAGATTGCCATGCACGACAAAAAATATGACGAGGCCCGTCGCCTGTCCGAACAAGCGGAATGGGACGCTCGCGTAGCAGAGCGCAAAGCCCAGGCAGCTAAAGCCGAGAAGGCCGTTCAGGATGCTCAGAAAGCGGTTCAGGAACTGCGTCAGGAAGGCATGCGTAGCGTTAAGTAA
- a CDS encoding TetR/AcrR family transcriptional regulator codes for MNLARAQEGAAHVATAVAESVQYQGRKASRHGSEQRRQQILDAAMRIVVRDGVRGVRHRAVAAEAGVPLSATTYYFKDIDDLLNDTFAQYVERSAAFMAKLWLNTEGQLRELVAYGDGSPHSRAQLADEIARMAASYVQHQLLTRREHLMAEQAFLQAALLNPRLALLVRAHQQILWQGTCQIFQVLGSKQPQLDANVLTAIIGRMEYQGLLNGAQPDSDDGRLAILTRYMHLVLAAL; via the coding sequence GTGAACCTAGCCAGGGCTCAAGAAGGGGCGGCGCATGTCGCTACGGCAGTCGCCGAAAGTGTGCAGTATCAAGGGCGCAAGGCCAGTCGCCATGGCAGTGAGCAGCGCCGCCAGCAGATTCTCGATGCGGCCATGCGCATTGTCGTGCGTGACGGTGTGCGCGGTGTACGGCACAGGGCCGTTGCCGCTGAAGCGGGCGTACCGTTATCGGCGACCACCTACTACTTCAAGGATATTGATGACCTGCTTAACGACACGTTCGCCCAATACGTCGAGCGCAGCGCCGCCTTTATGGCCAAGCTGTGGCTGAACACTGAAGGCCAGTTGCGTGAGCTGGTGGCCTATGGCGATGGCAGCCCGCACTCACGCGCGCAACTGGCTGATGAAATTGCCCGTATGGCCGCCAGCTATGTTCAGCACCAGTTACTCACCCGTCGGGAACACCTCATGGCGGAACAGGCGTTCCTGCAGGCGGCGTTGCTGAACCCGCGTCTGGCATTGCTGGTCAGGGCCCATCAACAGATTTTATGGCAGGGTACGTGCCAGATATTTCAGGTGCTGGGCTCTAAACAGCCGCAGCTGGACGCCAATGTCTTGACGGCGATAATCGGTCGGATGGAATATCAGGGCCTACTTAACGGCGCGCAGCCAGATTCGGATGATGGCCGACTCGCTATTCTTACGCGTTACATGCACTTGGTACTGGCCGCTCTATAG